One Kangiella geojedonensis DNA segment encodes these proteins:
- a CDS encoding pilin has product MQTKKQAGFTLIELMIVVAIVGILAAVAIPAYQDYIKRSKVSELLGAMAACKTSVSETYSSNGNNLGSIDTAASGCNTTATQYMSQLAVSSGVITVTATNIGTGVDNGTLSLTPTEDTTNGIVTDWTCSSSNIGTQYVPSNCR; this is encoded by the coding sequence ATGCAAACTAAAAAACAAGCGGGTTTTACCCTTATTGAATTAATGATCGTTGTAGCGATCGTCGGTATCTTGGCAGCAGTAGCAATCCCTGCTTACCAGGATTATATCAAGCGTTCTAAAGTATCTGAGCTTTTAGGTGCTATGGCGGCATGCAAAACTTCAGTATCGGAAACGTATTCTTCTAATGGCAACAACTTAGGTTCAATCGATACTGCCGCATCTGGTTGCAACACTACGGCAACACAGTATATGTCTCAGCTGGCAGTTTCTTCTGGAGTAATTACAGTTACTGCGACAAATATTGGTACAGGTGTTGATAATGGCACATTGAGTCTAACTCCAACAGAAGATACCACCAACGGTATTGTAACGGACTGGACTTGTAGTTCTTCTAATATTGGTACTCAATATGTTCCGTCCAACTGTCGTTAA
- the yacG gene encoding DNA gyrase inhibitor YacG produces the protein MSETMIVKCPSCSKSVAWTQSNDCKPFCSKRCKLIDLGEWASEGHKIAGQPMDPLTVNELAKEEK, from the coding sequence ATGTCAGAAACAATGATCGTCAAATGTCCTAGCTGCTCTAAATCCGTTGCTTGGACTCAAAGTAATGATTGCAAACCATTCTGCAGCAAACGATGCAAGCTTATTGACTTGGGGGAATGGGCAAGTGAAGGCCACAAAATTGCTGGTCAACCGATGGACCCGCTTACGGTTAATGAACTAGCAAAAGAAGAAAAATAA
- the ftsZ gene encoding cell division protein FtsZ: protein MPNMFELVDSCQNSAVIKVIGVGGGGGNAVEHMVKANIDGVEFICANTDAQALNASTAKTTIQIGQNITRGLGAGANPDVGRQAALEDRERIMESLQGSDMVFITAGMGGGTGTGAAPVIAEIAKEMGILTVAVVTKPFKFERKKRMKLAENGIEDLRNVVDSLIIIPNDKLVAQFAGLRLTEAFASANSVLHGAVQGIAELITCPGLINVDFADVRTVMAEQGQAMMGTGIASGEGRAQVAADMAVASPLLEDVDLSGARGILVNVTANEEFTIDEFSEVCEVIEDIAHEDAIVVVGTAIDDSMGDEMRVTVVATGLGQEAGMRLVSDNKEREVRKPSGELDFNKLDVPPAARKQAGVEESESTQKMAVGSDVDNFLDIPAFLRKQAD from the coding sequence ATGCCTAATATGTTTGAACTCGTAGATAGCTGCCAGAATAGCGCAGTTATTAAAGTTATTGGTGTTGGTGGCGGTGGCGGTAATGCCGTTGAGCACATGGTGAAAGCCAACATTGATGGTGTTGAATTTATTTGTGCCAATACGGATGCTCAAGCCTTGAATGCTTCAACGGCTAAAACCACCATCCAAATTGGTCAAAACATTACACGCGGCCTTGGTGCTGGCGCAAATCCTGATGTGGGACGCCAAGCAGCACTCGAAGATCGTGAACGTATCATGGAGTCGCTGCAAGGCTCTGATATGGTATTTATTACTGCCGGAATGGGCGGTGGTACTGGTACGGGTGCTGCACCTGTGATTGCCGAGATTGCTAAAGAGATGGGCATTTTAACAGTAGCTGTGGTCACTAAGCCGTTCAAGTTTGAGCGCAAAAAGCGTATGAAGCTGGCGGAAAACGGTATTGAAGATTTGCGCAACGTCGTAGACTCTTTGATTATTATTCCAAATGATAAGTTAGTGGCTCAGTTCGCTGGATTGCGCTTAACCGAAGCCTTCGCCTCGGCTAACTCAGTATTGCATGGTGCGGTACAGGGTATCGCAGAGTTGATTACCTGCCCTGGCCTAATCAACGTTGACTTTGCAGACGTCCGTACAGTGATGGCGGAACAAGGCCAAGCGATGATGGGTACTGGTATCGCATCAGGTGAAGGTCGTGCTCAAGTTGCTGCAGATATGGCAGTGGCGAGCCCGCTTCTTGAAGACGTTGATTTATCAGGTGCACGCGGCATTTTGGTTAACGTTACGGCGAACGAAGAGTTTACCATTGATGAGTTCTCTGAAGTTTGTGAAGTAATCGAGGATATTGCTCACGAAGATGCCATCGTCGTGGTTGGTACTGCAATCGATGACAGCATGGGCGATGAAATGCGTGTGACTGTTGTTGCGACGGGCTTAGGTCAGGAAGCTGGCATGAGACTTGTTTCAGACAATAAAGAGCGTGAAGTTCGCAAGCCAAGTGGTGAGCTGGACTTTAATAAACTTGATGTCCCACCTGCGGCGCGTAAGCAAGCTGGTGTGGAAGAGTCGGAAAGCACTCAAAAAATGGCGGTAGGAAGTGATGTTGATAACTTCTTGGATATTCCGGCATTTTTGAGAAAGCAGGCCGATTAA
- the lpxC gene encoding UDP-3-O-acyl-N-acetylglucosamine deacetylase — translation MIRQRTLKTTIRATGVGLHTGDKVYLTLRPAPVDTGIVFRRVDLDPIVEIDAKPENVGDTTLSTCLVKDGVRISTVEHLLSAMAGLGLDNAYIDVSAPEVPIMDGSASPFVFLLQSAGVTEQNAPKKFIKIKKKVTVEDGDKKATFEPFDGFKVAFTIDFDHPVFKKSSQTSVIDFSTTSFVKEVSRARTFGFMKDIEFLRANNLALGGSQDNAIVMDDYRVLNEDGLRYDDEFVKHKILDAIGDLFLLGHSLIGSFVGYKSGHALNNQLIRTLMADESTWELATYEDAKTAPISYIMNPVLSV, via the coding sequence ATGATACGACAACGTACGTTGAAAACAACCATTCGCGCCACTGGCGTAGGTTTGCACACTGGAGATAAAGTGTATTTAACCCTACGACCAGCTCCAGTGGATACAGGGATTGTGTTCCGTCGCGTTGATCTAGATCCAATTGTAGAAATTGATGCAAAGCCAGAAAATGTTGGCGATACCACGCTTTCAACCTGTTTGGTGAAAGATGGTGTGCGAATTTCTACGGTCGAGCACCTATTATCAGCTATGGCTGGTTTAGGCCTCGATAATGCCTATATTGATGTGTCTGCACCTGAAGTTCCTATTATGGACGGCAGTGCAAGCCCATTTGTATTTTTGTTGCAGTCTGCTGGTGTCACCGAGCAGAATGCGCCGAAGAAGTTTATCAAAATCAAAAAGAAAGTGACTGTCGAAGACGGCGATAAGAAAGCAACGTTTGAGCCTTTTGATGGCTTTAAAGTTGCCTTTACCATTGATTTTGATCACCCGGTATTTAAGAAGAGCAGTCAAACCTCAGTGATTGACTTCTCGACCACGTCTTTTGTGAAAGAAGTAAGTCGTGCGCGTACTTTCGGTTTCATGAAAGATATCGAGTTTTTGCGTGCAAACAATCTAGCGCTTGGCGGCAGTCAAGACAACGCTATCGTGATGGACGACTATCGAGTGTTAAACGAAGATGGTTTGCGTTATGACGACGAGTTTGTGAAGCATAAAATTCTTGATGCTATTGGTGACTTATTCTTGCTGGGTCATAGCTTAATTGGCTCATTTGTAGGCTATAAATCTGGTCATGCGCTAAATAACCAGCTAATCCGTACCTTGATGGCGGATGAGTCTACTTGGGAATTAGCGACTTATGAAGATGCTAAAACAGCGCCAATTTCATACATTATGAACCCGGTGCTGTCAGTCTAG
- a CDS encoding PglL family O-oligosaccharyltransferase has protein sequence MIIKNTLCWLLVVIIFLALLRDWPEVSTAGGLGFIRNNLSWAVVVSLICLGLYYSVSSNKLKLPKYSWLLLLALLISIVPFFINLTPFYGYGRYLPVALSAALLCYLALFQINPIINNKQSILLAVIAIAYAEVLIGCWQLFHSLMMQLTSDVDQYKLIHIDGTFNQRNLFASFVSTGLLVSIFSMLTNIRLTQSIRIRNVLYVFLGLGSFILMMSDSRVGIYSFIVGALILFAFHTDNLRYVTKIIMPIFVGILVAITFSNVVYDGKTKDFGKTHNRQLIYSTSLEAIKQAPILGHGLGSFEKVYLDTLAHRVKSGELKKGDITRPENLSHPHNEFLFWGVQGGIVSVVGLLLLLLFLFSSTFKAGLKKNLVYYSLLCPISLHLMVELPFYISGVHLLLAILLLFYIVSCIGELKTYEINLSSAITKTGQLLISLCGIATITILLVNSYSLYQVAKFEAALNRTEKQLEKAIVTVGWEDAYQSLLLKHQANIAAKTGKKEPIIVFLRWLEKQNEISPRLQYFFNIYYSYQILGEQQKAEEIKRQIKYYYAGVKTAEDWLKSTDKGASD, from the coding sequence ATGATTATAAAAAATACACTTTGTTGGCTGCTTGTAGTTATAATATTTCTCGCGCTTCTGAGGGACTGGCCTGAAGTTAGTACCGCTGGTGGTCTGGGTTTTATCCGTAATAATCTTTCATGGGCGGTAGTCGTAAGCTTAATTTGTCTAGGGTTATATTACAGTGTATCTAGCAATAAGCTTAAGCTGCCTAAATATTCTTGGTTGTTGTTGCTAGCTCTTTTAATATCGATAGTTCCTTTTTTTATCAACCTCACCCCATTTTATGGGTACGGCCGCTATCTTCCTGTTGCTTTATCAGCTGCATTGCTTTGTTATTTAGCGTTATTCCAAATCAATCCAATAATAAACAATAAACAAAGTATCCTACTTGCGGTTATTGCCATAGCTTATGCCGAAGTGTTAATAGGGTGCTGGCAATTATTTCATAGTCTAATGATGCAGTTAACCAGTGATGTAGACCAATACAAACTTATACATATAGACGGGACATTCAATCAAAGGAACCTATTTGCAAGCTTTGTTAGCACAGGTTTGTTAGTTAGCATTTTTTCAATGCTAACTAACATTCGATTGACTCAAAGTATCAGAATTAGAAATGTGCTCTATGTGTTTTTGGGCTTAGGAAGCTTTATCCTGATGATGAGTGACTCGCGAGTTGGAATCTACTCCTTTATAGTTGGAGCGTTGATACTTTTTGCCTTTCATACAGATAACCTTCGTTACGTTACAAAAATCATTATGCCTATTTTTGTTGGTATCTTGGTTGCGATAACATTCAGTAATGTAGTTTACGATGGAAAAACTAAAGATTTTGGCAAAACTCATAACCGCCAGTTAATCTATAGCACTTCTCTTGAGGCCATTAAGCAGGCCCCCATACTGGGGCATGGTTTAGGAAGTTTTGAAAAAGTGTATCTGGATACTCTTGCTCATAGAGTCAAGTCCGGTGAGCTCAAAAAAGGTGATATAACACGCCCTGAAAACTTGTCTCATCCCCATAACGAATTTCTCTTCTGGGGAGTTCAGGGTGGCATTGTTTCGGTGGTTGGATTACTTTTGCTCTTACTTTTCTTGTTCTCAAGTACCTTTAAAGCGGGATTGAAGAAAAACCTAGTCTATTACTCGTTGTTATGCCCAATATCGCTTCATTTAATGGTAGAGTTGCCATTTTATATTTCTGGGGTGCACCTGCTTCTTGCTATATTACTACTATTTTACATAGTATCTTGTATTGGTGAGCTTAAAACATATGAGATTAACCTATCATCAGCTATTACTAAGACTGGCCAGTTGTTGATCTCCCTGTGTGGTATAGCGACAATCACAATATTATTAGTGAATAGTTATTCTTTGTATCAAGTTGCTAAATTTGAAGCTGCTTTAAACCGTACCGAAAAACAGTTAGAGAAGGCTATCGTTACAGTTGGTTGGGAAGACGCTTACCAATCCTTACTGCTGAAGCATCAGGCAAATATTGCTGCAAAGACAGGAAAAAAAGAGCCTATCATCGTTTTTTTGCGATGGCTTGAAAAGCAGAATGAAATCTCTCCAAGATTACAGTATTTCTTTAATATTTATTATTCATACCAAATATTAGGGGAACAACAAAAGGCCGAGGAAATTAAACGTCAGATAAAGTATTATTATGCAGGCGTAAAGACAGCTGAAGATTGGCTAAAAAGTACTGATAAAGGTGCTTCGGATTGA
- the secA gene encoding preprotein translocase subunit SecA: MSFLSKIFGSRNQRTIKRMGKQVERINQLEADFESLSDEQVKAKTEEFKQRLEQGESLDSLLPEAFAAVREASKRTLGMRHFDVQLIGGMTLHQGKIGEMRTGEGKTLVATLPVYLNALTGKGVHVITVNDYLAQRDAEWMAPVYQFLGMSVGVILSGQTHEQKKEAYDSDITYGTNNEYGFDYLRDNMAFEQEQRVQRELNFAVIDEVDSILIDEARTPLIISGQAEDSSEMYRAINQLIPQLEAQEKESQEDEEDTGDYTIDEKGKQANLTELGQERIEKLLRKTGLLPDGQSLYSPASIMLLHHVNAALRAHKLFKKDVDYVVKDNEVIIVDEHTGRTMPGRRWSDGLHQAIEAKEGVNIQNENQTLASITFQNYFRLYNKLSGMTGTADTEATELHMIYGLEVVVIPTNKPMQRLDMADLIFLSKEEKYAAIIEEIKELQEKGQPILVGTVSIESSELISNALKKAKIKHQVLNAKFHAKEADIIAQAGRPGTVTIATNMAGRGTDIVLGGNLQADIDALGENPSEEKIAKAKEEWQKRHDAVLEAGGLAIIGTERHESRRIDNQLRGRSGRQGDPGLSRFYLSLEDDLMRIFASERLGMMMQRLGWEEGEALEHKMVSRAIENAQRKVEQRNFDMRKNLLEYDDVANDQRRVIYEQRNELMESDDIQDTIEDMRYDVVQDVISQYVPPQSIEEMWDIKGLETRLEQEFDIELPVQKWLDEDDKFAEEELREKVYQNIQDSYEAKEAALPEAKMMRQLEKQVMLQHLDMHWKEHLGNMDHLRQSIHLRSYAQKNPKQEYKREAFELFSGLLDNLKHDVVTVLSKVKFRMPEEVEAMERQQQDASQMSMQHDSATAMPQEQSSPTQRQAETFVREQPKVGRNEPCPCGSGKKFKQCHGKVS; this comes from the coding sequence ATGAGTTTTCTAAGCAAAATATTTGGTAGTCGAAATCAACGCACAATTAAACGTATGGGCAAGCAGGTTGAGCGCATTAACCAGCTTGAGGCTGATTTTGAGTCTTTAAGTGATGAGCAGGTAAAGGCTAAGACTGAAGAGTTCAAGCAGCGTTTAGAGCAAGGCGAGTCACTTGATAGCTTATTACCAGAAGCTTTTGCTGCGGTTCGTGAAGCCAGTAAACGTACCTTGGGGATGCGTCACTTTGACGTTCAGTTAATTGGTGGTATGACGTTGCATCAAGGCAAAATTGGTGAAATGCGTACCGGTGAGGGTAAAACGTTAGTGGCAACCTTGCCAGTTTACCTCAACGCGTTGACCGGTAAAGGCGTTCACGTGATTACGGTGAACGACTACTTGGCGCAACGTGATGCTGAGTGGATGGCGCCAGTGTATCAATTTTTAGGCATGAGTGTTGGTGTGATCTTATCTGGTCAAACTCATGAGCAGAAAAAAGAAGCTTACGATTCTGATATTACCTATGGTACTAACAACGAATATGGCTTTGATTACTTGCGCGATAATATGGCGTTTGAGCAAGAGCAGCGTGTGCAGCGTGAGCTAAATTTTGCTGTTATTGATGAGGTTGACTCGATTCTTATTGATGAGGCGCGTACGCCTCTGATTATTTCTGGGCAAGCTGAAGACAGCTCAGAAATGTACCGTGCAATTAACCAGTTAATCCCACAACTTGAAGCTCAAGAAAAAGAGTCTCAGGAAGATGAAGAAGACACTGGTGATTACACCATTGATGAAAAAGGTAAGCAGGCGAACCTGACAGAGCTGGGCCAAGAGCGTATTGAAAAATTGTTGCGCAAAACAGGTCTGCTACCTGATGGGCAAAGTTTGTATAGCCCTGCCAGTATTATGTTGCTGCACCATGTCAATGCAGCCCTAAGAGCGCACAAGCTATTCAAGAAAGATGTGGACTATGTCGTAAAGGATAATGAAGTAATTATTGTTGATGAACACACGGGGCGTACAATGCCGGGGCGTCGTTGGTCAGATGGTTTGCATCAGGCTATCGAAGCGAAAGAAGGCGTTAACATTCAAAACGAAAACCAAACTTTAGCATCGATTACCTTCCAGAATTATTTCCGTCTTTACAATAAGTTGTCAGGTATGACTGGTACCGCGGACACAGAAGCGACTGAGCTACATATGATTTATGGGCTTGAGGTTGTGGTTATACCGACCAACAAGCCGATGCAACGCTTGGATATGGCTGACTTGATCTTCTTAAGTAAAGAAGAAAAGTATGCAGCCATCATTGAAGAGATTAAAGAGCTTCAAGAAAAAGGGCAACCGATTCTGGTGGGTACCGTTTCGATTGAGTCGTCAGAATTAATTTCGAATGCTCTGAAAAAAGCCAAAATTAAACACCAAGTACTGAACGCTAAGTTCCATGCAAAAGAAGCAGATATTATTGCTCAAGCTGGTCGACCAGGTACGGTAACTATCGCTACTAACATGGCGGGACGTGGTACAGATATTGTTCTCGGTGGTAACTTACAGGCGGACATTGATGCCTTAGGCGAAAACCCGAGCGAAGAGAAAATTGCTAAAGCTAAAGAAGAGTGGCAGAAGCGTCATGATGCAGTTCTAGAAGCTGGTGGCTTGGCTATTATTGGTACAGAGCGACATGAGTCGCGTCGTATCGATAATCAGCTTCGTGGTCGTTCTGGCCGTCAGGGTGACCCAGGTTTAAGTCGTTTCTACTTATCGTTAGAAGACGACTTAATGCGTATTTTTGCCTCTGAGCGTCTTGGTATGATGATGCAACGCTTAGGTTGGGAAGAAGGTGAAGCTTTAGAGCATAAAATGGTGTCACGCGCGATTGAAAATGCACAGCGAAAAGTCGAGCAGCGCAACTTTGATATGCGTAAAAACCTCCTTGAATATGATGATGTCGCCAATGACCAGCGTCGGGTGATTTACGAGCAGCGTAATGAATTGATGGAGTCTGACGACATTCAAGACACGATTGAAGATATGCGTTATGACGTAGTCCAAGATGTGATTAGTCAATATGTGCCACCTCAATCCATTGAGGAAATGTGGGATATTAAAGGACTAGAGACGCGTTTGGAGCAAGAGTTTGATATTGAGTTGCCGGTTCAGAAGTGGTTGGATGAAGACGATAAGTTTGCCGAAGAAGAGTTGCGCGAAAAAGTATATCAAAATATTCAAGACTCTTATGAAGCGAAAGAAGCCGCCTTGCCAGAAGCAAAAATGATGCGTCAACTTGAGAAGCAAGTCATGCTTCAACATCTGGATATGCACTGGAAAGAACACCTAGGCAACATGGATCACTTGCGTCAAAGTATTCACTTACGTAGTTACGCACAAAAGAACCCGAAGCAAGAGTATAAGCGTGAAGCGTTTGAGTTATTCTCAGGGCTGTTGGATAACTTAAAGCACGATGTTGTCACTGTGTTGTCAAAAGTGAAGTTCCGTATGCCAGAAGAAGTAGAAGCCATGGAACGTCAGCAACAAGACGCATCACAGATGAGTATGCAGCATGATTCAGCTACTGCTATGCCACAAGAGCAAAGTAGTCCGACACAGCGTCAAGCCGAAACCTTTGTTCGCGAGCAACCGAAGGTTGGCCGTAATGAACCATGCCCGTGCGGTTCTGGAAAGAAATTTAAACAGTGCCATGGTAAGGTTTCGTAA
- a CDS encoding DciA family protein yields MKRPSRAKSVADILSKSDGLLKGLLKQSNSLKSINKSVQELLPDELKGHCEVSEFNQTSLIITAENAAWSTRLRYISSELLANLRQAGHYSLANIQIKVKPSQFR; encoded by the coding sequence ATGAAGCGTCCTTCCCGAGCCAAGTCCGTGGCTGACATACTTAGCAAGTCTGATGGCTTGCTAAAAGGGCTATTGAAACAATCCAATAGCCTAAAGTCCATAAACAAAAGTGTACAAGAACTACTACCTGACGAACTGAAAGGCCACTGTGAGGTCTCAGAGTTCAATCAGACTAGTCTTATCATTACTGCGGAAAATGCAGCTTGGAGTACACGTCTTCGCTATATTTCTTCAGAATTATTGGCCAACTTACGTCAAGCCGGCCATTATTCGTTGGCTAATATTCAAATAAAAGTTAAGCCAAGTCAATTCCGATAG
- the pilB gene encoding type IV-A pilus assembly ATPase PilB, translating into MALVETGLTGLAHMLVAEGLIDKEKVKDAIERAKEEKIGLIDWLVNSGVVQGADAVKAQGVNFGAPYFDASSINPDNLPKDIIDLNMMRKHRVLPLYKRGTRLFVGVADATNLKSLEEVRFQTNCSIEAVLVEPSKLDSLVNKLIDEKESESLSDFDDADLDNIDLDAVDEGQGGDIDEGAERDDAPVVKFVKKMLVDAIRKGASDLHFEPYEKKYRVRFRIDGLLHEVASPPIQLSSRISARLKVLSNLDISERRVPQDGRVKLKLSKTKAIDFRVNTLPTLFGEKIVMRILDPTSAMLGVDALGFEQQQKKHFMEAISKPQGMVLVTGPTGSGKTVTLYTGVNILNDEHKNISTAEDPVEINLVGVNQVNVNVKAGLTFASALRAFLRQDPDIVLVGEIRDLETAEIAIKASQTGHLVLSTLHTNSAPETLTRLVNMGVAPFNIATTVNLVVAQRLARRLCEHCKKPADLPDEALLEEGFTQEELNDLTIYEPVGCDKCTLGYKGRVGLFQVMPVSEETGRIIMEGGNAIDIADQAKKENIPDLRRAGLNKIKLGATSLEEVNRVTQE; encoded by the coding sequence ATGGCATTAGTTGAAACAGGCCTTACAGGTTTAGCCCACATGCTTGTAGCAGAAGGGCTAATAGATAAAGAAAAAGTTAAAGATGCAATTGAGCGAGCTAAAGAAGAAAAAATTGGCCTGATTGATTGGTTAGTTAATTCTGGCGTAGTTCAGGGGGCCGATGCCGTAAAAGCACAAGGAGTTAATTTCGGTGCGCCTTATTTCGACGCATCTTCCATAAACCCTGACAATTTACCCAAGGATATTATCGATCTAAATATGATGCGAAAGCATCGTGTTCTTCCGCTTTATAAACGCGGAACCCGTTTATTTGTGGGGGTAGCAGATGCTACTAATCTTAAGAGCCTAGAAGAAGTCAGGTTCCAAACCAATTGCTCTATTGAAGCTGTATTGGTGGAACCTTCAAAGTTAGACTCACTCGTTAATAAGCTGATTGATGAAAAAGAAAGTGAGTCATTATCCGATTTTGATGACGCCGATCTCGATAATATTGACTTAGATGCCGTGGATGAGGGGCAAGGCGGAGACATTGATGAGGGAGCTGAAAGAGATGATGCTCCTGTTGTTAAATTTGTAAAAAAAATGTTAGTGGATGCCATTCGAAAAGGGGCATCGGATTTGCACTTCGAACCTTACGAAAAAAAATACAGAGTTAGATTTCGTATTGATGGCCTGTTACATGAGGTTGCAAGTCCGCCAATTCAGTTATCTTCACGTATATCAGCTCGTCTAAAAGTACTATCTAACTTGGATATTTCTGAACGTCGAGTACCCCAAGATGGTCGTGTGAAGTTAAAGCTATCGAAAACCAAGGCAATTGATTTTCGTGTGAATACTCTGCCCACGCTATTCGGCGAAAAGATTGTTATGCGTATTCTCGATCCAACAAGTGCCATGTTAGGTGTTGATGCGCTAGGTTTTGAACAACAGCAAAAGAAACATTTTATGGAGGCTATCAGCAAGCCACAAGGAATGGTTTTAGTCACAGGGCCTACTGGTTCTGGTAAGACAGTTACGCTGTATACAGGCGTCAATATTTTAAACGATGAACACAAAAACATTTCTACTGCAGAAGACCCTGTAGAAATTAACCTAGTCGGTGTAAATCAGGTTAATGTTAATGTGAAAGCTGGGCTAACTTTCGCTTCGGCATTAAGAGCTTTCTTACGTCAGGATCCTGACATTGTACTGGTCGGTGAGATACGTGACTTAGAAACTGCTGAAATTGCAATTAAAGCGTCCCAAACGGGTCACTTAGTACTATCTACTTTGCACACAAACTCGGCACCAGAAACCTTAACGCGATTGGTAAACATGGGCGTTGCGCCGTTTAATATAGCGACTACCGTTAATCTTGTTGTAGCTCAGCGTTTGGCTAGAAGGCTCTGTGAACACTGCAAAAAACCGGCAGATTTGCCCGATGAGGCATTATTAGAAGAAGGTTTTACGCAAGAAGAGCTGAACGATCTCACAATTTATGAACCGGTTGGTTGCGATAAATGTACATTAGGTTATAAAGGTCGTGTGGGTTTATTCCAAGTAATGCCAGTATCTGAGGAGACAGGACGTATTATCATGGAGGGTGGTAACGCAATTGATATCGCGGATCAGGCTAAAAAAGAAAATATACCTGATTTAAGAAGAGCTGGTTTGAATAAAATTAAGTTAGGGGCTACCAGTCTAGAAGAAGTAAATCGCGTCACTCAAGAATAG
- a CDS encoding M23 family metallopeptidase yields the protein MRITIIKSDQKGIKALELGRSKLVVTVLLSAFSLLAIIAATFYTTKWVLQQDLVSETAIQKWQVELSQQKEELERAKKLSEDKVQALSSRLASMQAHILRLDAAGARLAEEAGITDEFGFGAAPAMGGPSEDEDADKATYHDVASSLDVIQSSIEAKEQQLFALESLLLDKNISAEQKISGRPVNTGWLSSPYGYRSDPFSGKRAWHAGIDFSALAGSDVVSTAAGVVTTVERKAGYGIFVEVSHGDGYTTRYGHNKTVLVKKGDLIKKGQTIAKVGSTGRSTGPHVHYEVTRNGKRVNPWRYLKES from the coding sequence ATGCGAATTACGATTATTAAAAGTGATCAGAAAGGAATCAAGGCTTTGGAATTAGGACGATCTAAATTGGTTGTAACGGTATTACTGAGTGCTTTCAGTTTACTCGCTATCATAGCGGCAACTTTCTATACCACTAAGTGGGTTTTGCAGCAGGACTTAGTGAGCGAAACTGCCATTCAAAAATGGCAGGTCGAACTCTCTCAGCAAAAAGAAGAATTAGAGCGTGCTAAGAAATTGTCTGAAGACAAAGTTCAGGCACTATCAAGCCGCTTAGCATCAATGCAGGCCCACATCCTACGACTAGACGCTGCCGGTGCACGGTTAGCCGAAGAAGCAGGTATTACCGATGAGTTTGGCTTTGGTGCAGCACCCGCAATGGGCGGACCTTCCGAGGATGAAGATGCTGACAAAGCCACTTATCATGACGTAGCTTCATCATTGGATGTCATTCAAAGTTCCATTGAAGCTAAAGAGCAACAGTTATTTGCGCTTGAGTCCTTGTTGCTGGATAAGAATATTAGCGCCGAGCAAAAGATTAGTGGACGTCCTGTGAATACAGGATGGCTATCATCTCCTTATGGCTACCGTTCTGATCCCTTCAGTGGTAAACGTGCATGGCATGCGGGTATTGATTTTTCAGCATTGGCTGGTTCAGATGTTGTATCGACAGCTGCGGGTGTTGTGACAACGGTTGAGCGCAAAGCAGGCTACGGCATTTTTGTCGAGGTGAGCCATGGCGACGGTTACACCACGCGTTATGGACACAACAAAACGGTACTCGTAAAGAAAGGTGACCTGATTAAAAAAGGTCAGACAATTGCCAAAGTAGGTAGCACTGGTCGCTCAACTGGTCCTCACGTACATTATGAAGTTACTCGTAATGGAAAGCGTGTTAATCCTTGGCGTTACCTTAAAGAGTCGTAA
- a CDS encoding NUDIX domain-containing protein: MTVVNVAVAVIKVADRVLIAKRSKQQHQGGLWEFPGGKIESGEALADAIQRECFEELDIWPTKIAPLTVIEHEYTDKSVRLEVCLVSDYLGVPVGKEGQPLEWSPVGSLNNYDFPQANKAILKLL, translated from the coding sequence ATGACTGTTGTCAATGTCGCGGTCGCAGTGATTAAAGTTGCAGACCGCGTACTGATTGCAAAGCGCTCAAAGCAGCAACATCAAGGTGGATTGTGGGAGTTTCCTGGCGGAAAAATCGAATCAGGTGAAGCTTTAGCCGACGCAATTCAGCGTGAATGTTTTGAAGAGTTAGATATTTGGCCTACCAAGATTGCCCCGTTGACCGTCATTGAACATGAGTATACTGATAAGTCAGTTAGGCTTGAAGTGTGCTTGGTCTCTGATTACCTTGGCGTACCTGTCGGTAAAGAAGGGCAGCCATTGGAATGGAGCCCTGTGGGTTCTCTCAACAATTACGATTTCCCACAGGCTAATAAAGCAATCTTAAAGCTTCTTTAG